In a single window of the Nitrospira sp. MA-1 genome:
- the mraY gene encoding phospho-N-acetylmuramoyl-pentapeptide-transferase: MLYLWLYPLHTEFAIFNVFRYLSFRIIYAAVTAFLIVFFLAPPMIKKLQSLKLGQKIRTDGPQSHLGKSGTPTMGGLLIIFSVLLSTVLWADITNFYVWLVLLSLVGFGLIGFVDDYIKILRGQSKGLTATQKIVGQVGVALGIGMFFYLSPGYSTELSVPFFKSFTPDLGVLYIPFAILVIVGCSNAVNLTDGLDGLAVGPVIISSMAYTVVAWAVGNKLVSGYLLVPHIEGAGELAILTASIVGAGLGFLWFNTYPASVFMGDVGSLPLGAALGTVAVVCKHELLLILVGGVFVMEAVSVIFQVASFKSRGKRIFLMAPLHHHFELKGWEEPKVVVRLWIIAIILGLLSISTLKLR; the protein is encoded by the coding sequence ATGCTGTATTTATGGCTGTATCCCCTTCATACCGAATTTGCCATCTTCAATGTGTTTCGCTATCTCAGTTTCCGCATTATTTATGCGGCGGTGACCGCCTTCCTGATTGTGTTTTTCCTTGCTCCTCCCATGATCAAAAAATTGCAATCATTGAAACTGGGGCAAAAAATCCGGACTGATGGCCCGCAATCCCATCTTGGAAAATCCGGAACCCCGACGATGGGAGGCCTGCTCATCATCTTTTCGGTTTTGCTCTCAACCGTGTTATGGGCGGATATCACCAATTTCTATGTCTGGTTGGTTCTCTTGTCGCTGGTGGGTTTCGGGCTGATCGGATTTGTGGATGATTACATTAAAATATTACGGGGCCAATCCAAGGGATTAACGGCCACACAAAAAATTGTCGGGCAGGTAGGAGTGGCGTTGGGCATTGGGATGTTTTTTTATCTCTCTCCTGGCTATTCCACGGAACTCAGTGTGCCGTTCTTTAAATCCTTCACTCCGGATTTAGGAGTGCTCTATATCCCCTTTGCCATTCTGGTCATTGTGGGGTGTTCAAATGCGGTGAACCTCACTGACGGGTTGGATGGGCTGGCCGTCGGACCGGTCATTATTTCTTCCATGGCCTATACCGTGGTGGCCTGGGCCGTTGGAAATAAATTGGTTTCAGGATATCTCCTTGTCCCTCATATCGAAGGAGCGGGGGAACTCGCCATTCTGACGGCCTCTATTGTCGGAGCGGGATTGGGTTTTCTCTGGTTTAACACCTATCCGGCATCCGTCTTCATGGGCGATGTGGGATCCTTACCCCTTGGTGCCGCCTTGGGGACGGTGGCAGTGGTGTGCAAGCATGAATTGTTATTGATCCTGGTTGGCGGAGTCTTTGTGATGGAGGCGGTGTCGGTGATTTTTCAGGTGGCATCGTTTAAGTCCAGGGGGAAGCGAATTTTCCTTATGGCGCCGTTACACCATCATTTTGAATTGAAGGGATGGGAAGAACCCAAAGTGGTTGTGCGTTTGTGGATCATTGCGATCATTTTGGGCCTCTTAAGCATTAGCACATTGAAACTACGCTAA
- the murD gene encoding UDP-N-acetylmuramoyl-L-alanine--D-glutamate ligase — protein sequence MEAVKVPPVFPIVNWPNKRVTVFGLGRSGRAAADLLLDVGARVTIVEEHTIQDFESTSAAYGLRGAQVFRGDEVADGLRDLELLVVSPGVPKDHRLLNEIGQRGIPIIGEMELAGWFLRAPIIAVTGTNGKSTTVRLIGSILQQSGKRAFVGGNLGIPLCEAVPKRTNPSSTPDYEYVVAEVSSFQLETIHRFRPWIAALLNVTPDHLDRHPTQEDYQAAKERIFENQTIQDWALINADDPVVRTMALSARSGICEFSLTKKVEQGVYLEGGDIKARMHGEDLLLASRDALPMRGDHNVANAMAAMGIGLLCGCSAEDMVRALQTTPTFEHALEVVREWQGITFVNDSKGTNVDATLKALQSFQEPLILILGGKDKGGDFSQLVDRMTRQVKGVVIMGEATQKILKALDQIGPPVALATSLTDAVSQAVAFASRGDVVLFSPACASFDMFRNYHHRGLEFKRVVGELQ from the coding sequence ATGGAAGCCGTGAAAGTCCCTCCCGTGTTTCCCATTGTGAATTGGCCAAATAAGCGTGTCACGGTGTTTGGTCTCGGACGAAGCGGCAGGGCGGCTGCCGATCTCCTTCTGGACGTTGGCGCAAGGGTGACGATTGTCGAAGAACACACAATTCAGGATTTTGAGTCCACATCGGCCGCATATGGCCTTCGAGGTGCTCAGGTGTTTCGGGGGGATGAAGTCGCCGACGGGTTGAGGGATCTCGAACTCCTGGTCGTCAGTCCAGGAGTCCCCAAGGACCATCGTCTTCTCAATGAGATTGGCCAACGGGGCATCCCCATTATTGGGGAAATGGAATTAGCTGGATGGTTTCTTCGTGCTCCCATCATTGCCGTGACCGGGACCAATGGGAAAAGTACCACGGTACGTCTGATTGGATCGATCCTTCAACAAAGCGGGAAGCGGGCATTTGTGGGCGGAAATCTTGGTATTCCGTTATGCGAGGCGGTGCCCAAGCGCACGAACCCGTCTTCTACGCCCGACTATGAGTACGTTGTTGCAGAAGTTTCAAGCTTCCAATTAGAAACTATTCACCGGTTTCGGCCCTGGATTGCCGCATTGTTAAATGTGACGCCCGATCATCTGGATCGACATCCCACTCAGGAAGACTATCAGGCTGCAAAAGAGCGTATTTTTGAAAACCAGACGATTCAGGATTGGGCGCTGATTAATGCGGACGATCCTGTGGTGAGAACCATGGCCTTGTCGGCACGGTCAGGCATTTGTGAATTCAGTCTCACCAAAAAAGTGGAACAGGGTGTCTATCTCGAAGGAGGCGATATTAAGGCCAGAATGCATGGGGAAGATTTGTTATTGGCTTCACGGGATGCTCTTCCGATGCGGGGAGACCATAATGTGGCGAATGCGATGGCGGCAATGGGGATCGGACTTCTCTGTGGATGTTCAGCAGAGGATATGGTCCGTGCCCTTCAGACTACCCCGACCTTTGAGCATGCCTTGGAGGTGGTTCGGGAGTGGCAGGGGATCACATTCGTCAATGATTCGAAAGGCACCAATGTGGACGCCACCCTCAAAGCCTTACAGAGCTTTCAGGAACCTTTAATTCTGATTCTTGGTGGAAAAGACAAAGGCGGTGATTTTTCGCAGTTGGTTGACAGAATGACACGGCAGGTTAAGGGAGTGGTGATTATGGGAGAAGCCACTCAAAAAATCCTCAAAGCGTTGGATCAGATCGGACCGCCGGTAGCCCTTGCAACCAGCCTGACGGATGCGGTGTCCCAGGCCGTGGCCTTCGCGTCCAGGGGGGATGTGGTGTTGTTTTCCCCGGCGTGCGCCAGTTTCGATATGTTTCGGAATTATCATCATCGAGGACTTGAATTTAAGCGGGTTGTCGGAGAGCTTCAATAA
- the murG gene encoding undecaprenyldiphospho-muramoylpentapeptide beta-N-acetylglucosaminyltransferase translates to MRVVIAAGGTGGHMFPAIAYAKEFQQHDPGGSIVFVGTGKSLEGEILGKEGFGFEPITVEGFVGRGVVGRLRSLILLPNSLWRAVRILRGHHADLVIGTGGYFSPPVVVAAWLLNIPRVLLEPNAMPGLANRVLGPLADRIFLAFDSAKPFFSSSKVKVIGTPIRKAFALERPPVPPQKISHLLIFGGSQGARAINSAMLNAVECSSRLREQVTITHQTGADDFERVKAGYAQLGIQVDVRPFLFDMPQELAKADLIVCRAGASTLAELSACGKVGILIPFPQATHNHQEMNARSMEAAGAARVLLQSDLTGQRLAEEIEQWISDIPRLQEMAGRSWALRKVHATEQMVGECLSLVGHPVAS, encoded by the coding sequence ATGCGGGTTGTCATTGCTGCGGGTGGAACGGGAGGTCATATGTTTCCGGCTATCGCGTATGCGAAAGAATTTCAACAGCATGATCCCGGGGGGAGCATTGTGTTTGTCGGGACGGGAAAGTCTTTAGAGGGAGAAATTCTGGGGAAAGAAGGGTTCGGGTTTGAACCGATCACGGTAGAAGGTTTTGTGGGGCGAGGGGTCGTTGGCAGGTTGCGTTCTCTCATTCTGCTCCCGAATTCGTTGTGGCGTGCGGTCAGGATTCTCCGAGGTCACCATGCCGATCTGGTTATTGGGACGGGTGGGTATTTTAGTCCTCCCGTCGTCGTGGCGGCCTGGTTGCTGAACATTCCCAGGGTCTTGCTGGAACCGAATGCCATGCCGGGATTGGCCAATCGCGTGTTGGGTCCTTTGGCCGACAGAATTTTTCTGGCTTTTGACAGCGCGAAGCCTTTTTTCTCGTCATCAAAGGTCAAGGTCATTGGTACACCTATTCGAAAGGCTTTTGCATTGGAACGTCCTCCTGTTCCTCCGCAGAAGATCTCACACCTGTTGATTTTTGGCGGAAGCCAAGGGGCGCGGGCGATTAATTCTGCCATGCTGAATGCTGTGGAATGTTCATCCAGGCTGCGGGAGCAGGTGACGATCACCCATCAGACCGGAGCGGACGATTTCGAACGGGTCAAGGCCGGCTATGCACAATTGGGCATTCAGGTGGATGTCCGCCCTTTTCTCTTTGATATGCCTCAGGAACTTGCCAAAGCGGATCTCATCGTCTGTCGTGCGGGGGCTAGCACATTGGCTGAGTTATCAGCATGTGGAAAAGTCGGAATCCTGATTCCCTTTCCCCAGGCGACACACAATCATCAGGAAATGAATGCCAGGTCCATGGAAGCGGCCGGAGCGGCTCGAGTGCTGCTGCAATCCGACCTCACCGGGCAGCGGCTGGCGGAAGAAATTGAACAATGGATCTCGGATATTCCCCGGTTACAGGAAATGGCTGGACGAAGTTGGGCACTCAGGAAAGTCCATGCTACAGAGCAGATGGTGGGTGAATGCCTTTCCCTGGTGGGGCATCCGGTCGCGTCGTAA
- the ftsW gene encoding putative lipid II flippase FtsW: MGIPAILRRKNSHVDSRAWADLFPRNLGVGSKRIDPLIVGITLALSLGGLVMVFSASGVMAENKFTNATYYLQRQIVWMVLGFSVLLIGSLIDYRQWKQWIPMVVGGCVVGLLLVLAVGPQINGARRWLALGFFSIQPTEMAKLAVVLYLAAFLSNPQRRVTDWQRGFLPPVAMVGMICGLIVVEPDLGSTVVIGLVFVGMMYLAGARISHLGYLGVPMIVGVGSLIWMSPERWERMTTFLNPFADRQGAGYQLVQSILALENGGLFGVGLGQGKQKLMFLPEGHTDFVLALVGEELGLVGTCGLLALFAILVCKGFRVAALAPDLFGRYLALGITMLLGIQALINAGVVSGLLPTKGLTLPLVSYGGSSLLVTMLALGILLSVARQGRAGP; this comes from the coding sequence ATGGGCATCCCAGCCATCTTGCGGCGTAAAAACTCTCATGTGGATTCCCGGGCATGGGCGGATCTGTTCCCGAGAAATCTGGGTGTCGGCTCCAAGCGGATCGATCCTCTGATTGTGGGAATAACCCTGGCTTTGTCCCTTGGGGGGTTGGTCATGGTGTTTAGTGCCAGTGGAGTCATGGCGGAAAATAAATTTACCAATGCCACCTATTATCTCCAACGACAGATCGTATGGATGGTGCTGGGATTTAGCGTTCTGCTGATCGGGTCCCTGATCGACTATCGCCAGTGGAAGCAATGGATTCCCATGGTTGTCGGAGGATGTGTCGTAGGTTTACTGCTGGTTCTGGCTGTGGGTCCTCAAATAAATGGTGCTCGACGATGGCTTGCACTTGGATTTTTTTCCATTCAACCCACGGAAATGGCCAAGCTGGCTGTTGTGCTGTATCTCGCGGCATTTCTCTCCAATCCTCAACGGCGAGTCACTGATTGGCAACGAGGGTTTCTTCCTCCGGTGGCGATGGTAGGCATGATATGTGGGCTCATTGTCGTCGAGCCGGATTTGGGGAGTACCGTCGTCATCGGTCTGGTATTCGTCGGCATGATGTATCTGGCCGGCGCGCGAATCAGTCACCTGGGGTATTTAGGGGTGCCGATGATTGTGGGTGTGGGCTCTCTCATCTGGATGAGTCCTGAACGATGGGAACGGATGACGACATTTTTAAATCCTTTTGCGGACCGCCAAGGTGCAGGCTACCAACTGGTCCAGTCCATCCTGGCGTTGGAAAATGGGGGATTATTTGGTGTCGGTCTTGGGCAGGGCAAACAAAAATTGATGTTTCTTCCCGAGGGCCATACCGATTTCGTGTTGGCCCTGGTGGGAGAAGAGTTGGGGCTCGTTGGAACCTGCGGCCTTCTGGCTTTGTTTGCCATATTGGTGTGTAAAGGCTTTCGGGTCGCGGCTCTGGCACCAGATTTATTTGGGCGCTACCTCGCCTTGGGGATCACCATGCTCCTGGGTATTCAGGCTCTGATCAATGCGGGTGTCGTGAGTGGGCTGTTGCCGACCAAAGGTCTCACGCTTCCCCTGGTCAGTTATGGGGGGTCGTCGCTTCTGGTTACGATGTTAGCTCTTGGAATTTTGCTGAGTGTGGCCCGACAGGGACGAGCAGGTCCTTAA
- the murC gene encoding UDP-N-acetylmuramate--L-alanine ligase, whose amino-acid sequence MFRKIQHIHLVGIGGSGMSGIAEVLLTLGYKVTGSDVGVSDTIRRLEELGGMVFIGHQESNVEGAQVVVVSSAIAGSNPEIRAARAKVIPVIPRAEMLAELMRLKFGIAIAGAHGKTTTTSMVASILAQAGLDPTFVIGGKVNAMGTHARLGRSDLLIAEADESDGSFLRLSPSIVVVTNIDREHLDHYGNMEGLQEAFLEFINKIPFYGVAIVCADDPWIRKLLPRVVKRYHTYGMSDFSGALTSDLYATEIETKSMGVEFRAHYRDQKLGPFRIRIPGVHNVSNALAAIGVALELDVPADLIRAGLAAFAGVERRFQIRGEKNGIVVVDDYGHHPTEIRATLAAARAAWQRPLIVVFQPHRFTRTRDLADEFSKAFEQADRVYVMDIYPAGETPIPGINGQMMADTIRASGHPSVQWLNRDSGLISKLREELRDGDVLLTLGAGDVWKVGTEVLESL is encoded by the coding sequence ATGTTTCGAAAAATTCAGCACATTCATTTAGTTGGTATCGGGGGAAGTGGAATGAGTGGCATCGCAGAGGTTCTCCTCACCTTAGGGTATAAGGTGACCGGCTCCGATGTGGGGGTGTCCGACACAATACGCCGGTTAGAGGAATTGGGGGGGATGGTGTTTATCGGGCATCAGGAATCGAATGTGGAAGGAGCGCAAGTGGTGGTGGTGTCCTCGGCCATTGCCGGTTCCAACCCGGAAATTCGTGCGGCCCGGGCCAAGGTGATTCCCGTCATTCCACGAGCGGAAATGCTGGCGGAGCTGATGCGATTGAAGTTCGGGATTGCCATTGCCGGGGCTCATGGAAAAACCACCACGACGTCGATGGTCGCCTCGATTCTGGCGCAAGCCGGCCTCGACCCCACATTCGTGATTGGAGGAAAAGTGAATGCCATGGGTACCCATGCGCGATTGGGCAGGAGTGATCTGCTGATTGCGGAAGCTGATGAGAGTGACGGATCGTTTTTGCGGTTATCACCCTCCATCGTGGTCGTCACGAATATCGACCGGGAACACCTCGATCATTACGGGAACATGGAAGGTCTTCAAGAGGCGTTTTTAGAATTCATCAATAAGATTCCTTTTTACGGGGTGGCGATTGTGTGTGCTGATGATCCCTGGATTCGCAAGCTCCTGCCTCGGGTGGTGAAGCGATATCACACGTATGGCATGAGTGATTTTTCGGGTGCGCTGACATCTGATTTGTATGCGACGGAGATTGAAACCAAATCCATGGGTGTGGAATTCCGGGCGCATTATCGGGACCAAAAGCTTGGCCCCTTCCGCATTCGCATTCCGGGTGTGCATAACGTGTCGAACGCATTAGCGGCCATTGGGGTGGCCTTGGAATTGGATGTGCCGGCGGATTTGATCCGGGCAGGGTTGGCGGCCTTTGCAGGGGTTGAACGACGGTTCCAGATTCGTGGAGAAAAAAACGGCATTGTAGTGGTGGACGATTATGGGCACCATCCTACGGAAATCCGTGCCACCCTGGCGGCTGCGCGGGCCGCCTGGCAGCGCCCGTTGATCGTCGTGTTTCAGCCCCATCGATTTACAAGAACCAGGGATCTTGCGGACGAGTTTTCCAAGGCGTTCGAACAGGCGGATCGCGTGTATGTCATGGATATCTATCCGGCCGGTGAGACGCCGATTCCCGGAATCAACGGGCAGATGATGGCCGATACCATTCGCGCCTCTGGGCACCCTTCCGTCCAATGGCTCAATCGTGACTCGGGATTGATCTCCAAATTGCGTGAGGAGCTCCGTGATGGCGATGTGCTGTTAACTCTGGGGGCGGGAGATGTTTGGAAAGTCGGAACCGAAGTGTTGGAATCGTTGTAA